In Halichondria panicea chromosome 13, odHalPani1.1, whole genome shotgun sequence, one genomic interval encodes:
- the LOC135346086 gene encoding MIT domain-containing protein 1-like — MDAAKDLLKRAVELDTAQKYSEAMICYEQGVQNLLRQMKDTPSEGARKELRLRAEQYLERAEHLKQLIKEQERPAESVHSLRIAPGSTGYSYEAVFERCLDGNVHSVAVQDPYIRVRHQIYNFVRFCELLVKKCKKLSKISLTTTSGESPSESSQASSLTELQESLRERGVKLEVAYSPTLHDREIRFSNGWIVKLGRGLDYFQKLKGPFTIGFNDFDLRPCHETTIEMYHKLNVKSVKTQ; from the exons ATGGATGCAGCCAAGGACCTGCTCAAGAGAGCAGTTGAACTGGACACTGCTCAGAAATACTCGGAGGCTATGATATGCTATGAGCAAGGAGTGCAGAACCTCCTCAGACAAATGAAAG ATACACCGAGCGAGGGAGCGCGAAAAGAGTTGAGATTAAGGGCAGAGCAATACTTGGAACGAGCAGAACACCTCAAACAACTGATCAAGGAACAAGAGA GGCCTGCTGAGTCTGTCCATTCTCTGCGCATTGCCCCTGGGTCAACTGGGTACAGCTATGAGGCTGTGTTTGAGAGGTGCCTCGATGGAAACGTCCATTCTGTTGCCGTGCAAGACCCCTACATTAGAGTGAGGCATCAAATTTATAACTTTGTCCGGTTTTGTGAGCTGCTGGTGAAGAAGTGTAAGAAACTGAGCAAAATTAGCCTCACCACCACGAGTGGGGAATCACCATCCGag tcctCTCAAGCCAGTTCCCTGACAGAGCTCCAGGAGAGTTTAAGAGAGAGAGGGGTGAAGCTGGAGGTTGCTTACTCTCCCACCTTACATGACAGAGAAATAAG GTTCAGCAACGGTTGGATCGTCAAACTAGGCAGAGGGTTGGACTATTTTCAGAAACTTAAG ggtcCGTTCACGATTGGATTCAACGATTTTGACCTTCGACCTTGCCACGAAACTACCATAGAGATGTATCATAAACTGAACGTTAAGAGCGTTAAAACTCAATGA
- the LOC135346089 gene encoding uncharacterized protein LOC135346089: MAAAVDQCKKEKKKIRSKELLQPPNGPGVSFLRKELCLPNGVSQKPLQTFKVDRSSILSQVKAFLPRLEKADRELQERLQGEGEGLDIEGVEEGEPCIEMDLAVVPLPHSDSEIESDLSDSDDDSSNSEDRTLKLKVHTKTKTGTIVEM, encoded by the exons ATGGCTGCTGCTGTTGATCAGTGCAAAAAGGAGAAGAAAAAAATTCGCTCAAAAGAACTCCTGCAGCCTCCAAATGGCCCAG GTGTATCATTTCTGAGAAAAGAGTTGTGTCTACCAAACGGTGTGTCTCAGAAGCCACTGCAAACATTTAAAGTTGATAGAAGCTCCA TTTTGTCCCAGGTGAAGGCGTTTCTCCCTCGACTGGAGAAGGCAGACAGAGAGCTGCAGGAGAGACTGcagggagagggggaggggctggatATTGAGGGTGTGGAGGAAGGGGAGCCTTGCATAGAAATG gacTTGGCAGTGGTGCCCCTCCCACATTCAGACTCTGAGATCGAGAGTGATTTATCCGACAGTGATGATGACAGCTCCAACTCAGAAGACAGAACTCTCAAGTTGAAAGTACATACTAAAACTAAAACTGGAACAATAGTGGAAATGTAA